One window of the Catharus ustulatus isolate bCatUst1 chromosome 33, bCatUst1.pri.v2, whole genome shotgun sequence genome contains the following:
- the BRME1 gene encoding break repair meiotic recombinase recruitment factor 1, with product MVPESLGAAEGTQRAGIPRLQLFPRLQPWDTAGQTHTGSVGSSPAQARESARAAEPADASDIIRGLIRELSDLNRLAMGARRGLELLRRPKPRRGRRAVPGGSHWKEG from the exons ATGGTCCCAGAGAGCCTCGGAGCGGCGGAGGGGACGCAGAGAGCGGGAATTCCCAGA ctccagctctttccTCGCCTGCAGCCGTGGGACACCGCAGGCCAGACCCACACCGGCTCCGTggggagcagcccagctcaggcacgGGAAAG cgCCAGAGCCGCGGAGCCGGCGGACGCGAGCGACATCATCCGCGGGCTGATCCGGGAGCTCTCGGACCTCAA CCGCCTGGCCATGGGCGCCCGCCGGGGACTGGAGCTGCTCCGGAGGCCGAAGCCGCGGCGCGGCCGGAGGGCAGTGCCTGGTGGGAGCCACTGGAAGGAAGGGTAG